The following proteins are co-located in the Penaeus monodon isolate SGIC_2016 chromosome 35, NSTDA_Pmon_1, whole genome shotgun sequence genome:
- the LOC119595075 gene encoding diacylglycerol kinase epsilon-like: MDGSTGQIIFGIIFTFVVTVVIVKLGKRSLHHDLRARDVTKGHRWCYTGMFSRPSYCNICETLIMASDGAFCDSCGVCADSPQCIKKANKKLPCKVITTNATSHKHHWVKGNLPFNAQCDVCEEECGVEPELSDFWCCWCHRSAHENCLKHLAEVCDLGKLNTCIVPPNCIRLQSLRMRKHLLIKEVLHPRINNWSPVIVIGNQKSGSNECAKILSSFRRYLNPAQVLDLAERPPEEALEWCHLVPSGVRCRFIVAGGDGTVCWVLNAIHKMKFETEPVVGILPLGTGNDLSRVLGFGEGYSGDVDVEEYLRDLFLACETKLDRWRVQVAPNRSLGIRMPVREMFMNNYLSIGVDALVTLNFHRARESRFYIFNSRTINKMIYFTFGTKDVLEHECKNLDQKLELHMDGKKIDLPNIESIVVLNIACWGAGVRPWTLGAGGADAPKQDFGDGLLEVFCLVSSFHIAQLQVGLSEPMRLGQCSSVKICLKGTAPMQLDGEPWEQRPSTISISYSHQASVLTREDLPV, from the exons ATGGATGGCTCAACCGGACAGATCATCTTCGGCATCATCTTCACCTTTGTAGTCACCGTTGTCATTGTCAAGTTAGGCAAACGTTCCCTGCACCATGATCTCCGAGCGCGTGATGTCACCAAGGGCCATCGCTGGTGCTACACAGGAATGTTCTCTAGG cCTTCCTACTGCAACATTTGCGAGACACTCATCATGGCAAGTGACGGTGCTTTCTGTGACTCGTGTGGGGTCTGCGCCGACTCTCCGCAGTGCATCAAGAAGGCCAACAAGAAGCTTCCGTGCAAAGTCATAACCACAAAcgccacatcacacaaacaccattGGGTCAAAG GAAACCTGCCCTTCAATGCCCAGTGCGATGTCTGTGAGGAGGAATGTGGCGTTGAACCAGAACTGAGCGACTTCTGGTGTTGCTGGTGTCACAGGTCTGCCCATGAAAACTGCCTGAAACACTTGGCTGAG gTATGTGACCTTGGGAAACTAAACACTTGCATCGTGCCACCAAACTGCATTCGCCTGCAGTCCCTGAGGATGAGGAAACACCTTCTGATCAAGGAAGTACTTCATCCGAGGATCAACAATTGGAGTCCGGTTATCGTGATTG GCAATCAGAAATCTGGCAGCAATGAATGTGCCAAGATATTGTCCTCGTTCCGAAGATACCTCAACCCAGCGCAAGTACTAGACCTTGCCGAGCGTCCCCCAGAAGAAGCCCTGGAGTGGTGCCATTTGGTTCCGTCAGGAGTCAGGTGCAGGTTCATTGTGGCCGGCGGGGATGGAACTGTTTGCTGGGTCTTGAATGCCATTCACAAAATGAAGTTTGAG ACAGAGCCTGTGGTAGGTATACTACCTCTTGGGACAGGTAACGATCTCTCTCGAGTGCTAGGCTTCGGTGAGGGTTATTCTGGGGATGTGGATGTCGAGGAGTATCTGCGGGATCTGTTCCTGGCCTGTGAGACCAAGCTGGACAGGTGGAGGGTCCAGGTAGCGCCAAATAGGAGCTTGG GGATCAGAATGCCAGTCCGAGAAATGTTTATGAATAACTACCTCAGCATTGGAGTGGATGCCCTTGTGACTCTCAACTTCCATCGAGCCAGAGAATCACGATTCTACATTTTCAACAGCCGCACCATCAACAAG atGATCTACTTCACCTTTGGCACCAAGGACGTACTTGAACATGAATGCAAAAACCTTGACCAAAAGCTGGAACTGCACATGGACGGCAAGAAAATAGACCTTCCAAACATCGAGTCCATTGTAGTCCTCAACATAGCCTGCTGGGGAGCTGGTGTGCGACCGTGGACACTCGGTGCTG GAGGAGCTGATGCCCCAAAGCAAGACTTTGGAGATGGGTTGCTAGAGGTCTTCTGTCTGGTGTCGTCCTTCCATATCGCGCAGCTGCAAGTGGGACTCAGCGAGCCCATGAGACTTGGCCAGTGCTCGTCTGTAAAG ATCTGCCTCAAAGGAACAGCTCCAATGCAGCTGGACGGAGAGCCCTGGGAACAGCGACCGAGCACCATCAGCATCTCTTACAGCCACCAGGCATCAGTCCTCACGAGAGA